GTTGGTGACGATGCTGGGTGGTGGACGTGACATAGCTGAGCGTTGGCTGGATCGTTATCTGGCATGTTCGCTGCTACCGATTGTAAGGGCGACGGGTGAGAAAGGCATTCATTTTGAAGCCCATTTGCAGAATACCCTTGTGACCTTAAAGGATGGCATGCCTGTGGGTTTTATCGTCCGCGATCTGGAAGGGGTCAGTGTGGATGAGGAACTTATAAGTGAGCAGGATCATGCTGCGTCCGATTTATTATTTTACTCGCGAGAGAAAGCCTGGGCGCGGACATCGTACTATTTTATCGTCAATCATCTGGGGTCTCTGATTCATGTCCTGGCGCGAGATGTGAACGTCCCGGAGGAGCATTTCTGGAAGCAGGTACGTGATGCACTTGTGGAGGAACTGGAACAAACGGGCAATGAATATGTGCAACATCTGCTAACGACGGAAGCATTCCTGGCCAAACAAAATCTGGTGAGTTGTCTAAGAGGGATCAGCCAGACTCCGGCCTACGTGCCGGTGAGCAATCCAATGAAACGAATAGGGAGTGAAGTGCGTGGGAGTTGTGGGATACAGGGCTGAAGCAGGCGGCAGGACAGAAGCGATATACGTGAATGTACAGGAACGGATCATGCGTCAGACGTTGGAGGCAATGTGGTTCGAAGGCATTTTGGACAGTGATGTACATGGGAGTGAGTGGCGAACCAGCGGCCTTACATCTTCTGGCGATTCTGTAGTGTACAAGTGTGAAGCGGAGCGGAAGTTTTCATTTGGCCGGGTGAAGGTGAAGAAGGGTTCGATTCAAAGGGAAGGCGTACTCTGCACCGATCTGGATCTGTTTTTGGAGGAAATCGTGCTGAACGCATTGAAGGGTGCAAATGTGACGGCTTTTATTCAGGAACTGCTCGAAACGATGGCAAAAGACAGCCAGTGCCGGGCGATATTGCCCTTGAACATTCCGTTAGAAGATCGGCATTATGATGCGCTCGAAAGTCACATGACCGACGGTCATCTGTATCACCCGAGTTATAAGTCGCGGTTGGGGTTTTCTCTGAAAGACAATCTGGCCTATGGCCCTGAGTTTAACTCTGAAGTTGCATTAATCTGGGTGGCTGTGAAAAAAGAACTTGCTCAGACCGCTGTATCCGCGGGCTATAGTTCTGAAGAATTGGTAAGGCAACATCTGACAGCGGAGGATATGCAGCGATTTCAACAGATCCTGCAACAAGAAGATCGAACGGGCATAGGTGAGACGGTCAACTTATATGTGGTGGGTGTAGATCAGTTGGGGAGCAGTACCGAAGTTCGTGAGGGCGTTGGAGAGACAAGCCTAGCGAAGCTTCATGGGGCAGTTCTTGAAAAAGGTGAAACAGTCCGTAGCCCGGGCAGAGAAGGTAGCAAAGCTGATGGGGAAATAGGTTCTGACGCGGATGATTCATATGTGTTCATTCCGGTTCATCCATGGCAATGGGAGCACCAATTGGAGTCGGTATATGCCCGTCAACTGATGGATGGAGATATTGTATATCTCGGGCCATCGTCTTCGCCCTATCGTGCACAGCAGTCAATCCGTTCGCTGTCGAACCGGGTGAACTCGGAAGCTCCTTACATTAAGCTGGCTCTCAGTATTACCAACACGTCGAGCACACGTATTCTGGCACAGCATACAACCCAGAACGCACCGTTGATCAGCGATTGGCTGGATAATCTCGTTCGTGAAGATGAGCTGTTGCAGCGGGCGCAGTTTGGCATTTTAAAAGAAATCATGGGACTGTCGTTCCGTTATGAGCAGTTACCTGCAACGCAGTATGGACGGGCCTACGGCACACTCGGAGCCATCTGGCGGGAGAATGTATCGGTACACCTGAAGCAAGGTGAGACGGCGTGGCCGCTGAATGCGCTGATGTTGGTACAACCGGATGGTGTTCCATTTATCCAGAATGCTGTCGAACGACATGGTGTGGAAAAGTGGAGCGAGGCCCTTGTTCGCACAGTTACACTGCCGATTATCCATCTGCTCTATGCACACGGGATTGCACTGGAATCTCATGCTCAGAATATCATTTTGGTACTGGAAGACGATCTGCCGAAACGAATCATGATCAAGGATCTGCATGATGGTGTTCGCTATGTACCAGATCAACTGTTGCACCCGGAACGGGCACCGAAGTTGAACCCCGAGCCGGAAACTCATCGCAAGTTCAATCGGTATTCCTTCATCTATGCGGGAGATGTGTCGGAAGTCCGGGACTATACGTATGACGCATTCTTCTTTATCTGCATGACGGATATTGCACTTGCTTTGGAGCAGTTCGGGTTGTCCGAGGAAGCCTTCTGGCAGCTGTGCGCAGGTGTAATTGTAGATTATCAGAAGCAGCACCCGGAATACGCAGAACGGTTTGTGGCATTTGACCTTTTTGCCGAAGATGCACTGATCGAAGAGATGACCAAGCGCCGTCTGTATGGGGATGGGGAGTTGTATTTCCGTAAGGCGAGCAATCCGCTCAAGGTATCGAAGGATGCACTGGAATCACAGGGAACGCTCGAATTAAAGGGAATTATCGAATGAGAATTAATACGTTGAAGGAAAAAATTGCACGCAAACAGCCGGTGTATGGCCTTTTTGTATCCATACCACATCCAGTCATCATCGAGATGATCGGACATGCTGAATATGACTTTGTCATTATTGATCTGGAACATGCCGCAACATCGATGGATTCGGTAGAGGAATTGATCCGGGCGGCGGAACTGGTAGGTCTAACTCCGCTGGTACGTATCTCGAAGGTAGAGCGAGCGGAGATTCTTAAAGTGCTGGACTGTGGCGCACAGGGCATCGTTATTCCGCATGTCGAGCAACTGGAGCAGGTGGAAGAAGCGGTTCGATACGCCTACTATCATCCGGTTGGCATGCGGAGTCTGAATAGTGGTCGTCCTGGTGTATTCGGAAAATATCCGCTTACGGGATACATTGGGGAAGCTAACGAACAAGTGATGATTGTCCCCATGATTGAAAGTGCAGAGGGCGTTCGGCAAAGTGCACAGATTCTGTCTCATCCTCAGGTGAGTTTTGTATTGGAAGGGGCGGCGGATCTGTCGCAATCCCTCGGCGTGCCATGGCAGACCGAGCACCCGGATGTGAGACGTGCGCTGGATGAATTGCATGCTACAGCGCAGGAGTGCGAAGTACCTTATGCTACAGTCACGAGAGGCGTGGAAGACATGGCGCTCTGGGCTGAGCGGGGAGTACATATATACGTGCTGGGTGATGATCGGAATACGGCATTTCGGGCATATATCCAAAAACGGAATGACTACAGGAATGCGGGTGGGCAGATATGAAACCAAGTGTATGGCAGGCGATCGATGAACTTCAACGAGGGATGGAAGACCCGGTATGTGCGTATATCTATGATCTGGCTGGCATTCAGGAACAGGTACGTCAGATGCTGGGCAGCATGCCTAGGAATACACAGTTGTTCTACGCTATCAAGGCGAATCCAGATCCACGCATCATTGAGGCGTTGCTTCCATTGGTAAAGGGCTTTGAAGTGGCTTCCATTGGAGAACTGCTCAAGGTAAGGGCTGTAAGTCGAGAGGTTCCGATTCTGTTCGGGGGTCCAGGCAAGAAGGAGAGCGAACTGCGGTTGGCGATCGAGCATGGCGTGAGTTACATCCATGTGGAAAGTCTGCTGGAGCTGCGGCGCATCATTGCTATTGCGAAAGTGCGAGCGATGGATCAGGCGCAGGCGCACGAAGGCAAGCAGATGCGAGGACAGAAGCAGGCACAGGAGGACGCGTATGAACACCACAGTGAGCATGACCGTGGTCAAGCTCATGAGGTTCGCATTCTGCTCCGAATTAATCTGCGAAGCAGTACGTTACCTCGGACGAAGATTGTCATGGGCGGTGGGCCAAGTCCTTTTGGAATCGATGAAGAGTCGGTGGAAGAAGCGATCGAACTTATTCGTGTGGAAGGCGCGGGTGTGGTTCGGTTGAGTGGGTTCCATTTTCACTCTTTGTCCAACAATATGGACGCCAGGCTGCACGCCGAGATGATTGAGCTGTATTTGCAAAAGGTAGAGCAGTGGCAGCACCAGTATGGTCTTCCTGTGGAAGTGGTGAATGCAGGAGGAGGATTCGGTGTGACGTATGATGGTAGTCCGGGATTTGACTGGCCCTTATTCACTTCCCTGCTGGAGCAAAGTGAAGCCAGACAACGCCTTGCTTCACGTGGAGGCGAGTTGTATTTTGAATCGGGCCGACTTTTGGTGGCAGACCACGGGTATTACGCAGCAGAAGTTACGGATATCAAAACTTCTCATGATCAGCATTTTGCTGTGTTAAGGGGAGGTACGCATCATCATCGTCTGCCTGCTTCATGGGGACATAACCACCCGTTTCAGATTATGACAACGGAGCGTTGGAAGCATTCATTTGCCAGGCCAGAGGTGACGGATTGTCGCGTTCATATTGTAGGGGAGCTATGCACACCCAAGGATCGCATGCATTCCGATGCGGAGGTAGCACTTTTGCGTGTGGGAGACATTGTTTTATTTGAAAAGTCTGGAGCTTATTGCTGGACCATCTCGCATCATGATTTTCTGGGTCATCCGCACCCGGCATTCCATTATCTAACGGAGGACAATAATCATGTCAACACTGATGAAGCGTTCCAGTCTGCAAGCCGCTGAACGCCGGATTAAGGCGGATCTGATGAATTCATTTTTGGCCGAGCAATTACTCCCACTGGAGGATTATTCGTTCATTCATTTTACCGCAGCACCTGCACCGTTCAGACGATTGTACAAGGGATATTACGGCGAAGAGCACGTACAGAATGGTTCTTCTCATGTCAGATTGCATACGCAAGGTGTACTGTGTCTGGTTGAGACAGGAGTGAGACAGGGGACTCAGTGGGTTCAGGGTTCACCGATCTACGAGGAGAAAGCAGATGGAAGCTGGGTTCTCCTTGATTCTGCGGCAGAGGTTGGACGTGCGGTGTTACAGAGGGCTTTGTCAGATGAAGAATATAGGCAACCCGGAGTGGCGGAGTTCTTGGCTAGTCTGGATATTGCTGTAGAGCAGTATGCTCTGGGCTGGGAACAAGTCCAGTACCTGTCCGCCAACGTTCCGGTGTCTGCTTATGAGTGGTTTATCAAAGGTGAACGTGTTGCTGCATTGCGGGATCGTCCATTTCACCCATCATCCAAAGCCAAAGTGGGGTTCAATGGAGAAGATGTAACACAGTATGCAGCGGAATTCGGGAAGGCGATTCCGTTGCGCTGGGTGGCTATACGGCTGGATGCCGTGCAGCAAGGTTGCGAAGATGGACTGTCCATTTTGGATGTGTTAGACGATGTTCAGCGCGGAGTGGTGGAAGCCGAGTTTGCCCGAAAAGGGATCACGCTCTACGAATATCTGCCGATGCCTGTTCATCCGTGGCAATTGCATCATGTGATTCTGCCTCGCTTCACGGAAGAGATCAAGGCAGGCAGTATTGTCATATTGGATGTAGAAGTAGGCGACGTACAGGCAACATCCTCTCTGCGCTCGATGGCTCCGTCAACCGAATCCACGAGGATGCTTAAGTTACCGGTTAGTGTGCTGTCACTGGGGGCTGCTCGTTATCTTCCGGTAGTCAAACTGTTGAATGGTCTTGCTGGAGAACAGATGTTAAGACAGGCCGTTGCTTGTGACGAGACGTTAAAGGACAAGGTGTACATGTGTGAAGAGCAGAACTGGTGGGGCTTCATGCCAGAATCCATGGGACTGTTCGATGATTATCCCCGGCATCTGGCTGCACAGATTCGTTTGTATCCTCCTGAATTGTTGGATGAATCCTACAAAGTCATCCCCATGGCAGCACTTGGTGTGAATCTGGATGGACATCATCTATTAACGGAGATTCTGGGGGATAACCTGAGTAGCGCGAATGTCCTCGAATTCTATACCAGCGTAGCTACTACGTTCTATGATATCGTGATGCGTCTGTTCAAGGTGGGTGTTGTGCCTGAGATTCATGGTCAGAACTGTTGTCTGGTGTTAAAGGATAATCAGGTAAAGGGTCTCTTGTTCCGCGACCATGATTCCGTGCGTCTGCATCAGCCTTATCTGGACAAACATGGCATTGCAGATCCTGCTTATCATATTCGCCCGGGATACTCGAACAGCCTCTATAACGAGACGATCCAGAAGCTGATCTTTTATGTGCAGTCTTTGGGAACGCAGGTGAATCTGGCTGCGATCATGGAGGCACTTAGCGAGGTGTATCACATCCCGGAAACGAAGTTATGGGAGATCACGGAGCAGGCTTGGAAGGAAGCGCTGACGCAGGTGCAGCTTCCCGAATCTGACCGGGCCGCGCTTGCTCATACGATATTCGAGAACAAGGCGTGGCCCGTTAAGTTGGTTGTCCGTCCGCTGCTTGAAGCAGACGGGGTGCCAGGTGCGATGCCATCGGGCAAAGGCATAGGGTGGAACCCTTTTTATAAGGGATAAGAGGTTGAGTATTTAGTATAGGGGTGTAGAGAGAAGCGTGGCGGGATAAGGGATAGATGTAGAACAGAGAAGGTGACCCGGTTGACGGGTTGCCTTTTTGGTATGTAGTCATCGAAAGTTACAGTGCTTGGAGGGAATAAAACGTTCATCAATCTGGCTAAAAAATCTTATGGAATGGAGGTACAGGAAAGAGACTGATGGTATAATCGGGTTATGTGGTATAGTCATAGTTGTGTATTACCGAAAAGGTTTTCGGAAAAAACGACAGCTACTGTTGTAACCGTAATCATAATTTACTTGAAGAAAGTGAGAATCTACCATGAATCAGAAGAGGCTTTTTAATGATGGATGGCAATTTGCGAAAAGCAAGCTGGATGTTACGGAACCTGCGGGTCTGGTATTTGAACCTGTGGAGCTTCCCCATGATTGGCTGATATATAATACGCTTGAACTGTATGAAGACAGCATCGGATGGTACCGCAAGACATTCCATTACACGAAGGATGAGCAGCAGCTATTGCTTTGTTTTGATGGCGTATACATGGATTCTTCGGTGTATGTGAACGGGCAGCTGGTTGGGGAGTGGAAGTATGGCTATTCTGCTTTTGAACATGAGATCTCAAATGCACTGGTGGAAGGCGACAATGAGATTGTGGTCAAAGTGGTGCATCAAAGCCCGAATAGCAGATGGTATTCCGGGGCCGGAATCTATCGTAACGTGTGGCTGAAGACGAGGGACCGCAACCATATTGTGACGGATGGAACGTATGTATCGATTCAGAAGCAGCCGGATGGCTGGCAGGTGGAAGTGGACACGGAACTGAACCTGGAGCAGAATCAGCAGGCAGAGCTGGTGCATACGATCCGGTATGAAGGTCAAGTGGTGGCATCCACCCAAGCGAATGTTACGACTTCGGCAGGTGAGAATGCGTCTGCATCGACAGATAGCCAACAGTTTAGTGTGGAGAATCCAAACCTGTGGAGCCCGGATGCCCCGCATCTGTATGAGCTGGTCACCGAACTGAGACTGATCTCGGAAGGTCAGAGCGAGGAGATCATCGAATCGTTATCCCAACGTATTGGATTCAAGGACGTTAAACTTGATCCGAGTGAAGGTTTCTATCTGAACGGGGTCCACACGAAGATGAACGGTGTGTGCGAACACCACGATCTCGGGGCACTGGGAGCTGCGTTTAACCTGACGGCATTGCGTAGAAGATTCGTTTTGCTCAAAGAAATGGGTGTTAACGCCATCCGCACCGCGCATAATATGCCTGCCAAAGAGTTCATGGAACTCGCGGATGAGATGGGTATGCTGGTTGTGTCTGAAGCATTCGATATGTGGGAACGTGCCAAAACACCATATGACTATGCGAGGTTCTTCCCGGAGTGGGCGCATACGGACGTGAAAAGCTGGGTGAAACGCGACCGTAACCACGTCAGTCTGATCATGTGGAGCATCGGGAATGAAATCTATGATACCCATGCGGATGAACGCGGCCAGGAAGTGACTCGGATGCTGATGGATTATGTAATGGAATTTGATCCAAAAGGCAATGCGGGCGTGACCATCGGTTCGAACTACATGCCATGGGAAAATGCACAGAAATGTGCGGATATCGTGAAGCTGGCAGGCTACAACTATGCGGAAAAATACTATGATCAGCATCATGCAGAACACCCGGACTGGATCATCTATGGCAGTGAGACCTCATCAGTGGTACAAAGCCGAGGCATCTATCACTTCCCGTTCGAACAGCCGATTCTGGCCGATGATGACGAGCAGTGCTCGGCGCTTGGGAACAGTACGACAAGTTGGGGCGCGAAGTCGGCTGAATATTGCATTTTGGCTGAGCGGGATCGTCCGTATTCATTGGGGCAGTTCCTGTGGACCGGATTCGACTATATTGGCGAACCGACACCGTATCATACGAAGAATTCGTATTTTGGACAGCTAGACACGGCAACGTTCCCGAAAGACGCATATTACATCTACCAGGCAGCATGGACCGATTATAAGAAAAATCCGATGGTTCACCTGTTCCCTTACTGGGATTTCAATCCGGGTCAGATCATTGATGTACGCGTGTGCAGCAACGCGCCGAAGATTGAGCTGCAACTCAACGGTGAGACGATTGGCACCTACGATATTGATCACGCCCATGGAACACAGCTATCCGGCTGGTGGAAAGTCCCCTATGAAGAGGGTGAGCTGAAAGCGATCGCTTATGATGAGAACGGTGTTGTGATTGCAACCGATGTACAGCGCTCCTTTACGGATGCGAAGAAAATTCGTCTGCAGGCGGATCGGGAGCATTTACAGGCGAGCGGTACTGATCTCATTTTCGTGGAAATTACGGTGGAAGATGAAGCGGTTAATCCGGTGCACAATGCGAACAACCGCGTGCAGGTTCAGGTGTCCGGTGCCGGGCGATTATTGGGTCTGGATAACGGGGACAGCACCGATTATGATCCATATAAAGGACTCAGCAGAAGGTTGTTTAGCGGCAAACTGATGGCCATTATCGGGGCAACGGATGAGGCTGGAACGGTACGGATCGAAGTATCTTCCGAAGGATTGGAAGGTGCCGCAGCTGAGTATAAAGTCCAGGTTGTGGATGCGACGGATGTCGATGGTCAGAAACAAGTGCAATCAGTCTTCATGGTCAATGAAGAACGTCCGGTGCTGACGGGCAGCGCTCAGGAGATTCCTTTGCGGAAAATCGAGATCATTAGCGAATCAGGACAGCTTCTCGATCCGGCCAACCCGGAGCTGGTCGTAACGGTCAAGCTGTATCCGGAGAACACGTCCTATCGGGACATCGAGTGGGCTGCTGTAAATGATGGCGGCATCGAATCCAACATTGCCAAGGTGGAAGTCATTCCTGCGGGAACGGATGGCAATGGAGAGAATCAACATATGGTGAAAGTATCGGCTATAGGTGACGGGGCGTTCCGACTTCGCGCTACCAGTACGAATGGTACGGATAAAACGAAACTCATCTCCCAGTTGGAGTTCAAAGCAGATGGTCTCGGTACTGCCTACAAAGATCCATACGGCTTCATCACGGGCGGACTGTACGATTACACCAAAGGTGATGTAGGTAACGGCAACGAACGTGGGGTAGCGACAAGTCGCGACGGGGAGACGCATGTAGGCTTCCGTAATATTGACTTCGGACCCTATGGTTCCGATACGATCACCATTCCGATCTTTGCATTGTCGAGCGAAGAGTACTTTATTCAGATCTGGGAAGGCATGCCTGACGAAGAGGGCAGTACAATGATCGCGGATGTGGTATATGACAAGGAATCCAAATGGAATGTGTACCAGGAAGAGACGTATCAGCTGTCCAAACGCTTGAGTGGGATTACGTCGATCTGTTTTGTGTTGAAGCAGAAGATTCATATTAAAGGGTTCTCTTTTGAGCGCCAGAGTCGGG
The window above is part of the Paenibacillus sp. 1781tsa1 genome. Proteins encoded here:
- a CDS encoding IucA/IucC family protein, with the protein product MGVVGYRAEAGGRTEAIYVNVQERIMRQTLEAMWFEGILDSDVHGSEWRTSGLTSSGDSVVYKCEAERKFSFGRVKVKKGSIQREGVLCTDLDLFLEEIVLNALKGANVTAFIQELLETMAKDSQCRAILPLNIPLEDRHYDALESHMTDGHLYHPSYKSRLGFSLKDNLAYGPEFNSEVALIWVAVKKELAQTAVSAGYSSEELVRQHLTAEDMQRFQQILQQEDRTGIGETVNLYVVGVDQLGSSTEVREGVGETSLAKLHGAVLEKGETVRSPGREGSKADGEIGSDADDSYVFIPVHPWQWEHQLESVYARQLMDGDIVYLGPSSSPYRAQQSIRSLSNRVNSEAPYIKLALSITNTSSTRILAQHTTQNAPLISDWLDNLVREDELLQRAQFGILKEIMGLSFRYEQLPATQYGRAYGTLGAIWRENVSVHLKQGETAWPLNALMLVQPDGVPFIQNAVERHGVEKWSEALVRTVTLPIIHLLYAHGIALESHAQNIILVLEDDLPKRIMIKDLHDGVRYVPDQLLHPERAPKLNPEPETHRKFNRYSFIYAGDVSEVRDYTYDAFFFICMTDIALALEQFGLSEEAFWQLCAGVIVDYQKQHPEYAERFVAFDLFAEDALIEEMTKRRLYGDGELYFRKASNPLKVSKDALESQGTLELKGIIE
- a CDS encoding HpcH/HpaI aldolase/citrate lyase family protein; its protein translation is MRINTLKEKIARKQPVYGLFVSIPHPVIIEMIGHAEYDFVIIDLEHAATSMDSVEELIRAAELVGLTPLVRISKVERAEILKVLDCGAQGIVIPHVEQLEQVEEAVRYAYYHPVGMRSLNSGRPGVFGKYPLTGYIGEANEQVMIVPMIESAEGVRQSAQILSHPQVSFVLEGAADLSQSLGVPWQTEHPDVRRALDELHATAQECEVPYATVTRGVEDMALWAERGVHIYVLGDDRNTAFRAYIQKRNDYRNAGGQI
- a CDS encoding type III PLP-dependent enzyme, encoding MKPSVWQAIDELQRGMEDPVCAYIYDLAGIQEQVRQMLGSMPRNTQLFYAIKANPDPRIIEALLPLVKGFEVASIGELLKVRAVSREVPILFGGPGKKESELRLAIEHGVSYIHVESLLELRRIIAIAKVRAMDQAQAHEGKQMRGQKQAQEDAYEHHSEHDRGQAHEVRILLRINLRSSTLPRTKIVMGGGPSPFGIDEESVEEAIELIRVEGAGVVRLSGFHFHSLSNNMDARLHAEMIELYLQKVEQWQHQYGLPVEVVNAGGGFGVTYDGSPGFDWPLFTSLLEQSEARQRLASRGGELYFESGRLLVADHGYYAAEVTDIKTSHDQHFAVLRGGTHHHRLPASWGHNHPFQIMTTERWKHSFARPEVTDCRVHIVGELCTPKDRMHSDAEVALLRVGDIVLFEKSGAYCWTISHHDFLGHPHPAFHYLTEDNNHVNTDEAFQSASR
- a CDS encoding IucA/IucC family protein, translated to MSTLMKRSSLQAAERRIKADLMNSFLAEQLLPLEDYSFIHFTAAPAPFRRLYKGYYGEEHVQNGSSHVRLHTQGVLCLVETGVRQGTQWVQGSPIYEEKADGSWVLLDSAAEVGRAVLQRALSDEEYRQPGVAEFLASLDIAVEQYALGWEQVQYLSANVPVSAYEWFIKGERVAALRDRPFHPSSKAKVGFNGEDVTQYAAEFGKAIPLRWVAIRLDAVQQGCEDGLSILDVLDDVQRGVVEAEFARKGITLYEYLPMPVHPWQLHHVILPRFTEEIKAGSIVILDVEVGDVQATSSLRSMAPSTESTRMLKLPVSVLSLGAARYLPVVKLLNGLAGEQMLRQAVACDETLKDKVYMCEEQNWWGFMPESMGLFDDYPRHLAAQIRLYPPELLDESYKVIPMAALGVNLDGHHLLTEILGDNLSSANVLEFYTSVATTFYDIVMRLFKVGVVPEIHGQNCCLVLKDNQVKGLLFRDHDSVRLHQPYLDKHGIADPAYHIRPGYSNSLYNETIQKLIFYVQSLGTQVNLAAIMEALSEVYHIPETKLWEITEQAWKEALTQVQLPESDRAALAHTIFENKAWPVKLVVRPLLEADGVPGAMPSGKGIGWNPFYKG
- a CDS encoding glycoside hydrolase family 2 TIM barrel-domain containing protein, which produces MNQKRLFNDGWQFAKSKLDVTEPAGLVFEPVELPHDWLIYNTLELYEDSIGWYRKTFHYTKDEQQLLLCFDGVYMDSSVYVNGQLVGEWKYGYSAFEHEISNALVEGDNEIVVKVVHQSPNSRWYSGAGIYRNVWLKTRDRNHIVTDGTYVSIQKQPDGWQVEVDTELNLEQNQQAELVHTIRYEGQVVASTQANVTTSAGENASASTDSQQFSVENPNLWSPDAPHLYELVTELRLISEGQSEEIIESLSQRIGFKDVKLDPSEGFYLNGVHTKMNGVCEHHDLGALGAAFNLTALRRRFVLLKEMGVNAIRTAHNMPAKEFMELADEMGMLVVSEAFDMWERAKTPYDYARFFPEWAHTDVKSWVKRDRNHVSLIMWSIGNEIYDTHADERGQEVTRMLMDYVMEFDPKGNAGVTIGSNYMPWENAQKCADIVKLAGYNYAEKYYDQHHAEHPDWIIYGSETSSVVQSRGIYHFPFEQPILADDDEQCSALGNSTTSWGAKSAEYCILAERDRPYSLGQFLWTGFDYIGEPTPYHTKNSYFGQLDTATFPKDAYYIYQAAWTDYKKNPMVHLFPYWDFNPGQIIDVRVCSNAPKIELQLNGETIGTYDIDHAHGTQLSGWWKVPYEEGELKAIAYDENGVVIATDVQRSFTDAKKIRLQADREHLQASGTDLIFVEITVEDEAVNPVHNANNRVQVQVSGAGRLLGLDNGDSTDYDPYKGLSRRLFSGKLMAIIGATDEAGTVRIEVSSEGLEGAAAEYKVQVVDATDVDGQKQVQSVFMVNEERPVLTGSAQEIPLRKIEIISESGQLLDPANPELVVTVKLYPENTSYRDIEWAAVNDGGIESNIAKVEVIPAGTDGNGENQHMVKVSAIGDGAFRLRATSTNGTDKTKLISQLEFKADGLGTAYKDPYGFITGGLYDYTKGDVGNGNERGVATSRDGETHVGFRNIDFGPYGSDTITIPIFALSSEEYFIQIWEGMPDEEGSTMIADVVYDKESKWNVYQEETYQLSKRLSGITSICFVLKQKIHIKGFSFERQSRAFEQNAAASCDHLYGDTFKIEGDRVEGIGNNVSLEFENMDFTAEGTSKLVIYGHSPIDKNTIHIRFAGADGQSNQLVEFTQSSGYEERVFELEQVTGVQKVIFIFLPGSQFDFDWFRFDK